Proteins encoded in a region of the Stieleria neptunia genome:
- a CDS encoding ATP-grasp domain-containing protein: MKVFVGEYICGGGVADQAIDQIPPSLRKEGEAMLRALVEDLSAFSETTVILEDRFEVSVNATQTVAFDAERPLWAQWVAAAKDCDAALIIAPESDGLLAKGVASLRSSGVEVIAGSGDFLRVASDKLLTAQVLHSSGVAHPPYIAVGDERMVGVVAGCDRFVVKPRDGCGTLAIATFDDFREARKTLNKSLLMQGWVPGRSISISLLSSGNYQTFLPAVSQQISDGMCEYVGGCGPLNNNAQRRATALAARAIAAMPPTARGFVGLDLILGETPSDDYIIEINPRLTTSYVGLREMIHGNLAARLFDIETGPVSCKASVNSVHWTADGRVKIDSPQTV, encoded by the coding sequence TTGAAGGTTTTCGTCGGAGAATACATCTGCGGCGGCGGCGTCGCGGATCAGGCGATCGACCAGATCCCGCCTTCTTTGCGGAAGGAAGGGGAGGCGATGCTTCGCGCTTTGGTGGAAGACCTTTCGGCGTTCTCTGAAACGACGGTCATCCTCGAAGACCGTTTCGAAGTTTCGGTCAACGCCACGCAGACCGTTGCCTTTGATGCCGAGCGTCCGCTCTGGGCGCAGTGGGTTGCCGCCGCCAAGGATTGTGACGCGGCCTTGATCATCGCGCCGGAAAGTGACGGCTTGCTGGCCAAGGGGGTGGCATCGTTGCGCAGCAGTGGCGTCGAGGTGATCGCCGGCAGCGGTGATTTTCTTCGCGTGGCCAGCGATAAACTGCTGACCGCCCAGGTGTTGCACAGTTCCGGTGTCGCGCATCCGCCCTACATCGCCGTCGGTGACGAACGGATGGTGGGCGTGGTGGCCGGCTGCGATCGATTTGTCGTCAAACCGCGCGACGGTTGCGGCACGCTCGCGATCGCGACCTTCGACGATTTTCGCGAAGCCCGCAAAACACTCAATAAAAGTTTGCTAATGCAAGGCTGGGTCCCCGGCCGCAGCATCTCAATCTCACTGCTTTCCTCTGGCAACTACCAGACGTTCCTGCCGGCGGTGTCCCAACAGATCAGCGACGGGATGTGTGAGTACGTCGGCGGTTGCGGACCGCTGAACAACAACGCCCAGCGGCGTGCCACCGCGTTGGCCGCCAGAGCGATCGCCGCGATGCCGCCGACCGCGCGCGGCTTCGTCGGCCTGGATTTGATCTTGGGCGAAACGCCCAGCGACGACTACATCATCGAAATCAATCCCCGGCTGACGACTTCATACGTCGGTTTGCGGGAGATGATTCATGGCAATCTCGCCGCGCGACTGTTCGACATCGAAACCGGGCCGGTCAGTTGCAAGGCCAGCGTGAACTCGGTCCATTGGACGGCCGACGGCAGAGTGAAAATCGACTCGCCGCAGACGGTGTGA
- a CDS encoding DUF5989 family protein, with product MTTPDKPSEKPEDEVTESFDSMADGADPGIFREFVWFVKYNKKWWLTPILVVLLLLVVLAFVTSSPAAPFIYTLF from the coding sequence ATGACGACACCCGACAAGCCCTCCGAAAAACCTGAAGACGAAGTCACCGAGTCCTTCGACTCGATGGCCGATGGGGCGGATCCCGGGATTTTCCGGGAGTTCGTTTGGTTCGTGAAGTACAACAAGAAATGGTGGCTGACGCCGATTCTGGTCGTGCTGTTGCTGCTCGTCGTGTTGGCCTTCGTCACCAGCTCGCCCGCCGCCCCGTTCATCTACACGCTATTTTGA
- the sufB gene encoding Fe-S cluster assembly protein SufB → MSTDAPAEPKSEIGEINKYNFRTETTGVFKAKKGINREIVNQISDIKNEPDWMREFRLRSLDIFESKPMPKWGGSIDIDFQDIFYYLKPTDHQGKTWDDVPQEIKDTFDKLGIPEAEKKFLAGVKAQFESEVVYGSLEEDLAKKGVIFTDTDTAVREHPELLREYFGKIIPPEDNKFAALNSAVWSGGSFIYIPKGVSIDFPLQAYFRINAESMGQFERTLILVDEGANVHYVEGCTAPMYSTESLHSAVVEVVVKRNARCRYTTIQNWANNIYNLVTKRAYAYGDATMEWVDGNLGSKLTMKYPAVHMMEPGARGEILSIAFSSAGQHQDAGAKLVHEAPNTTGQIISKSISKNGGRSSYRGLVSVHPGAHNSKNNVVCDALILDAESRSDTYPYIEVSEQDVQIGHEASVSRIGEEQMFYLLSRGLTEQEASTMIVNGFIEPLVKELPMEYAIEMNRLIQLQMEGSVG, encoded by the coding sequence ATGTCAACCGACGCACCTGCCGAACCCAAGTCCGAAATCGGCGAAATCAACAAGTACAATTTTCGCACCGAGACCACCGGCGTCTTCAAGGCAAAAAAGGGGATCAATCGGGAAATCGTCAACCAGATCTCCGATATCAAGAACGAACCGGATTGGATGCGAGAGTTCCGGCTCCGGTCTCTCGATATCTTTGAATCCAAGCCGATGCCCAAGTGGGGCGGTTCGATCGATATCGATTTCCAGGACATCTTTTATTATCTCAAGCCGACCGATCACCAGGGAAAGACCTGGGATGACGTGCCGCAGGAGATCAAGGACACGTTCGACAAGCTGGGGATTCCGGAAGCGGAAAAGAAGTTCTTGGCCGGCGTGAAAGCTCAATTCGAAAGCGAGGTCGTTTACGGATCGCTGGAAGAGGACTTGGCGAAGAAAGGGGTGATCTTTACCGATACCGACACCGCGGTTCGGGAACATCCCGAGCTGCTGCGTGAGTACTTCGGCAAGATCATTCCGCCGGAAGACAACAAATTCGCCGCGCTCAACAGTGCGGTCTGGTCCGGCGGGTCGTTCATCTACATCCCCAAGGGCGTCTCGATTGATTTTCCGCTGCAGGCCTATTTCCGGATCAATGCGGAGAGCATGGGGCAGTTCGAGCGCACGCTGATCTTGGTCGATGAAGGTGCCAACGTGCACTATGTCGAAGGCTGCACGGCGCCGATGTACAGCACCGAGTCGTTGCACAGTGCGGTCGTCGAGGTCGTCGTCAAACGCAACGCACGTTGTCGTTACACGACCATCCAGAACTGGGCCAACAACATTTACAACCTGGTCACCAAACGGGCCTACGCCTACGGCGACGCGACGATGGAATGGGTCGACGGCAACTTGGGCAGCAAGTTGACGATGAAGTACCCCGCGGTGCACATGATGGAGCCCGGTGCACGTGGCGAGATCCTGTCGATTGCGTTCTCCAGCGCCGGTCAACACCAAGACGCCGGTGCAAAATTGGTGCACGAAGCGCCCAACACGACCGGTCAAATCATCAGCAAGAGCATCAGCAAGAACGGCGGACGCAGCAGCTACCGCGGTCTGGTTTCGGTGCATCCCGGTGCCCACAACAGCAAGAACAACGTCGTCTGTGACGCGCTGATCTTGGACGCGGAAAGCCGCAGCGACACCTACCCGTACATCGAGGTGAGTGAGCAGGATGTTCAGATCGGTCACGAGGCCAGTGTGTCTCGGATCGGTGAAGAGCAGATGTTCTACTTGCTCTCGCGGGGACTGACTGAGCAGGAAGCGAGCACGATGATCGTCAACGGATTCATCGAGCCCTTGGTCAAGGAGCTGCCGATGGAATATGCGATCGAAATGAACCGGCTGATCCAACTGCAAATGGAAGGCAGCGTCGGATAG
- a CDS encoding carbamoyltransferase family protein, which yields MTAILGLSAFYHDSAAVLLIDGEIIAAAQEERFTRKKHDAAFPVHAIEFCLQQAGINADDLDHVGFYEKPLLKFDRLLETYLSFAPQGFRSFWKAMPAWMTEKLHLRREIRRGLGNEFKRRIAFCQHHQSHAASAFFPSPFDQAAILTMDGVGEWATTTMGIGRGNKIQLTDEIRFPHSLGLLYSAFTYYCGFRVNSGEYKLMGLAPYGQPKYADVIKDRLLTIHDDGSFHLNLDYFGYCQSLRMTTPKFHRLFGRPPRQRDSEIEDLDRDLAASVQVVTEEIVLRSARHLYEKTKSTNLCLAGGVALNCVANGRVLREGPFDSIWIQPAAGDAGGALGVAQFIWHQLLDKQRQAAASDSQGGSLLGPASSSDQVQSALDRQDAVYEVISDPAELDRRTAALLAEGLVVGRYAGRAEFGPRALGNRSILGDPRCSDMQSTMNLKIKFRESFRPFAPAVLLDHVGDYFELAEGQTSPYMLVVCQTKSDALPAVTHVDGSARVQTVDKEKNPRFEALLTEFYRQTGCPVLINTSFNVRGEPIVGSPDDAYRCFMKTHMDALVVEDCLLVKDRQGGGKTE from the coding sequence ATGACGGCAATTCTGGGTCTGTCCGCTTTCTATCACGATTCCGCCGCGGTCCTTTTGATCGATGGCGAGATCATTGCCGCGGCACAGGAAGAACGTTTCACTCGCAAAAAGCATGACGCCGCGTTTCCCGTCCACGCGATCGAGTTTTGTTTACAGCAGGCCGGGATCAACGCCGACGACTTGGACCATGTCGGTTTCTACGAAAAGCCGCTGTTGAAATTCGACCGACTGTTGGAGACGTATCTGTCGTTCGCGCCGCAGGGATTTCGTTCGTTTTGGAAAGCGATGCCCGCGTGGATGACGGAGAAGCTGCATCTGAGACGTGAGATCCGGCGCGGCCTGGGCAACGAGTTCAAACGCCGCATCGCGTTCTGTCAGCACCACCAGTCTCACGCCGCCAGCGCGTTCTTTCCATCGCCCTTTGATCAGGCCGCGATCCTGACGATGGACGGCGTCGGTGAATGGGCCACGACCACGATGGGCATCGGACGGGGAAACAAGATCCAGCTGACCGATGAAATCCGCTTCCCCCACTCGCTTGGATTGCTGTACTCCGCGTTCACGTACTACTGCGGTTTTCGAGTCAATTCCGGCGAATACAAATTGATGGGACTGGCGCCCTACGGGCAACCGAAGTACGCCGACGTGATCAAGGATCGGCTGCTGACGATTCATGATGACGGTTCGTTCCACTTGAATCTCGACTACTTCGGCTACTGTCAGTCCTTGCGAATGACCACGCCCAAGTTTCATCGATTGTTCGGGCGGCCTCCGCGGCAGCGAGACAGCGAGATCGAGGATCTGGATCGTGATTTGGCCGCTTCGGTGCAAGTCGTGACCGAAGAGATCGTTTTGCGTTCGGCACGGCATCTGTACGAAAAAACAAAGTCCACCAACTTGTGCTTGGCCGGTGGCGTCGCGCTCAACTGTGTCGCCAATGGACGCGTGCTTCGCGAAGGCCCCTTCGATTCGATCTGGATCCAACCGGCCGCGGGTGACGCCGGCGGCGCGTTGGGTGTCGCCCAATTCATCTGGCATCAATTGCTCGACAAGCAGCGGCAAGCGGCCGCAAGCGACTCGCAAGGCGGCAGCCTGCTCGGGCCGGCGTCGTCGAGCGATCAGGTGCAGTCGGCGCTCGATCGGCAGGATGCGGTCTATGAAGTGATCTCCGATCCCGCCGAACTCGATCGACGGACGGCCGCGCTGTTGGCCGAGGGGCTGGTGGTGGGACGGTATGCCGGTCGTGCGGAATTCGGCCCGCGGGCGCTGGGCAACCGCAGTATCCTCGGTGACCCACGCTGCAGCGACATGCAGTCGACGATGAATTTGAAGATCAAGTTTCGTGAATCGTTCCGGCCTTTCGCGCCCGCCGTTCTGCTCGATCACGTCGGCGACTATTTTGAGTTGGCCGAGGGTCAGACCAGCCCGTACATGTTGGTGGTCTGTCAAACGAAATCCGACGCGCTGCCGGCAGTCACCCACGTCGACGGATCGGCCCGAGTGCAAACTGTTGACAAGGAAAAGAATCCGCGATTCGAGGCCTTGCTGACGGAGTTCTACCGCCAAACCGGATGCCCCGTACTGATCAACACCAGTTTCAACGTCCGCGGCGAACCGATCGTCGGATCGCCGGACGACGCGTATCGATGCTTTATGAAGACACACATGGATGCGCTGGTGGTCGAGGATTGTTTATTGGTGAAGGATCGGCAGGGCGGTGGGAAGACAGAATGA
- the sufD gene encoding Fe-S cluster assembly protein SufD, with translation MSQTITHAFDAAGFDALLASQSEPDWLTTLRREAFEHAEAMSWPERRHEEWIRTDIRTFQLGKFGLPVLDPADCDLAETERLHQLVEGVALGGRIETVDGCITKESLDEDLAAKGVVFGSLSKLAQSHPELVRPYLFTAFDSDHDKFAALHAAFMSGGQFLYVPRGVVVDRPLHIGSILTDGGTDTTHTLVVLEDGAEATLLHESNSTDAGGAGLHLGSIELVQKPGSNLRYVNLQEWGHKTYHFAQQKAVVDRDCSLQWTIAAMGSSLSKVNQSVDLVGAGAHSQVNGVMFTEGRQHLAYHTLQHHKAESCRSDFLYKAAQQDKSRTVWRGMIKVDPAAQKTDGYQRNDNLVLSNHARADSIPGLEIEADDVRCTHGSTTSKVDEDQIFYARCRGFTRKEATRMIVTGFFQQIFDRITIESVREALGAAIARQVREYE, from the coding sequence ATGTCACAAACCATCACACACGCTTTTGATGCCGCCGGGTTTGACGCCTTGCTTGCCAGCCAGTCCGAGCCGGATTGGTTGACGACGTTGCGTCGCGAAGCGTTTGAACACGCCGAGGCGATGAGTTGGCCCGAGCGTCGCCACGAAGAGTGGATTCGAACCGACATCCGCACCTTCCAGCTCGGCAAATTTGGGTTGCCCGTGCTGGATCCGGCCGACTGTGATCTGGCCGAAACCGAGCGGCTGCACCAGTTGGTCGAAGGTGTCGCGTTGGGCGGCCGGATCGAGACCGTCGACGGTTGCATCACGAAGGAGTCGCTGGATGAAGATTTGGCGGCCAAGGGTGTCGTCTTCGGCAGCCTTTCAAAATTGGCCCAGTCGCACCCCGAACTCGTTCGTCCGTACTTGTTCACGGCCTTTGATTCCGATCACGACAAATTTGCCGCGCTGCATGCGGCGTTCATGTCCGGCGGGCAGTTCCTGTACGTGCCCCGCGGTGTGGTCGTCGATCGTCCGCTGCACATCGGGTCGATTTTGACCGACGGCGGCACCGACACGACGCACACGCTGGTGGTCCTGGAGGATGGTGCCGAAGCCACCTTGCTGCACGAGTCCAACAGCACCGACGCGGGTGGTGCCGGGCTGCATCTGGGGTCGATCGAGTTGGTGCAGAAACCGGGATCGAACCTTCGTTACGTCAATCTGCAGGAGTGGGGGCACAAGACCTACCATTTCGCCCAGCAAAAAGCGGTGGTCGACCGCGATTGCTCGCTGCAGTGGACGATCGCGGCGATGGGATCGTCGCTTTCCAAAGTCAACCAGTCGGTCGATCTGGTCGGTGCGGGGGCCCACAGCCAAGTCAACGGCGTGATGTTCACCGAAGGCCGCCAGCATCTGGCCTACCACACCCTGCAGCACCACAAGGCGGAGAGCTGCCGAAGCGATTTCCTGTACAAGGCGGCCCAGCAGGACAAGAGTCGCACCGTCTGGCGGGGGATGATCAAGGTCGATCCGGCGGCCCAAAAGACCGACGGGTACCAGCGAAATGACAATCTGGTGCTGTCCAACCACGCCCGGGCGGATTCCATCCCGGGATTGGAGATCGAAGCGGACGATGTCCGTTGCACCCACGGCAGCACGACGTCCAAAGTCGACGAGGATCAAATCTTCTATGCCCGTTGCCGCGGTTTTACTCGAAAGGAAGCAACCCGTATGATTGTGACCGGGTTCTTTCAGCAGATTTTCGACCGGATCACGATCGAAAGCGTGCGAGAAGCCCTCGGAGCGGCCATCGCCCGACAAGTCCGAGAATACGAATAA
- a CDS encoding amino acid kinase family protein, which translates to MRRVIKIGGSLLLRDALSDSIQAWAVRQPPAQTIGIVGGGELIDAVRRLDAAFPSPSSWLHWQCVGLLRTTFEWLAPQLSGWHIESTPEQFERLRRFPECHHHLVAVDAFYHAATPSPLPEDWTTTTDAIAGWLSILIGADELVLLKSCDVDTSRSLSELARQGVVDAALPMLADRLPPVRFVNLAAEADR; encoded by the coding sequence ATGCGACGTGTCATCAAAATCGGCGGGAGTCTGTTGTTGCGAGACGCGCTCTCGGATTCGATTCAGGCATGGGCCGTGAGACAACCGCCCGCACAAACGATCGGGATTGTCGGTGGCGGTGAATTGATCGATGCGGTGCGTCGTTTGGATGCTGCCTTCCCCAGCCCATCGAGCTGGCTGCATTGGCAATGTGTCGGACTGCTGCGGACGACGTTCGAGTGGTTGGCCCCGCAACTGAGCGGCTGGCACATTGAATCGACCCCCGAGCAATTTGAGCGACTGAGACGTTTTCCCGAGTGTCACCACCATCTGGTCGCGGTCGATGCGTTTTATCATGCCGCGACACCGTCGCCCTTGCCCGAAGATTGGACGACGACGACCGACGCGATCGCGGGTTGGTTGTCCATTTTGATCGGTGCCGATGAGCTGGTGCTGCTAAAATCCTGTGACGTCGACACGTCGCGTTCGCTGTCCGAATTGGCCCGGCAAGGGGTTGTCGATGCCGCTCTGCCGATGCTGGCCGACCGGTTGCCGCCGGTTCGCTTTGTCAACCTTGCCGCCGAGGCCGATCGATGA
- a CDS encoding polysaccharide biosynthesis/export family protein yields MNLPVPETRLDPQRNVGRNTGIHVAGTSSRRFHRSSNGSVQFGKRSVRHVYRESAVYIGQLLRRAASDRRRTTTTDQRIQSRCSRLDVPVGPLTPNDRPSWRISMRYVVTVFLCFLIGGSLHALADEDHLKLLGDAEAIAAQYRSSAEGSDAKSELKSKVKSLIQQSFEARQTAQRNQIQEMREKLRRAEETLESREVIKDRIIDRKVEDLLSGQSADWKAKTPAEEQLFDVIGIGDIVAVYLPGVLPFESAKQGPSPPKVTLLDSGRLVTGFPLAVGSDGAIAMPLVDPIEIAGLTVRAAEEKIAKNYRDADILRPGKARPLLTLIPKAEASLRTNEAPKTIVANPLGNTSVSTVTAGVASFEDTYGRLDKARELVAEFRSMQKKIDPYKQILESARVPVEERANASRAISGFKSGQATVRFRLELKKDYLTDVMEQLETELRSKQSLLEKATGKLAITEKLYTSGTTTGAELSDMKSQVLQSKVQAQSAELKYAQYKKIAKRWQEIVGDVLDEDADSK; encoded by the coding sequence TTGAATTTGCCCGTTCCAGAAACACGACTTGACCCGCAGCGGAACGTTGGCCGGAACACCGGAATACATGTCGCCGGAACAAGCTCGCGGAGATTCCATCGATCATCGAACGGATCTGTTCAGTTTGGGAAGCGTTCTGTACGCCATGTGTACCGGGAGTCCGCCGTATACATCGGACAGTTGTTACGGCGTGCTGCGTCGGATCGTCGAAGAACAACCACGACCGATCAGCGAATTCAATCCCGATGTTCCCGGCTGGATGTGCCGGTTGGCCCCCTGACTCCGAATGACCGACCCAGCTGGAGAATTTCGATGCGATACGTAGTGACAGTCTTTTTGTGTTTCCTCATTGGCGGCTCGCTCCATGCCTTGGCCGACGAAGACCATCTCAAACTCCTTGGAGACGCGGAGGCCATTGCGGCACAATACAGAAGCTCGGCAGAGGGCTCGGACGCCAAGTCGGAGTTGAAATCAAAGGTCAAGTCTCTGATCCAACAGAGTTTCGAGGCTAGACAGACGGCTCAGCGCAATCAGATTCAGGAAATGCGAGAAAAGCTGCGCCGGGCGGAAGAAACGCTCGAGAGCCGTGAAGTGATTAAGGACCGAATTATCGATCGCAAAGTCGAAGACCTACTGTCCGGCCAATCGGCGGATTGGAAAGCGAAGACTCCGGCCGAAGAGCAACTCTTTGACGTCATCGGCATCGGTGACATCGTCGCAGTGTATCTGCCGGGTGTCCTGCCGTTTGAGTCCGCCAAACAGGGCCCGAGTCCGCCAAAAGTCACGTTGCTCGATTCGGGCCGTCTGGTCACCGGCTTTCCTTTGGCCGTCGGCTCGGACGGCGCGATCGCGATGCCGCTGGTCGACCCGATCGAAATCGCCGGACTGACCGTCCGTGCAGCGGAAGAAAAGATCGCAAAAAACTATCGCGACGCCGACATCCTCCGCCCCGGGAAGGCGCGTCCGCTGTTGACGTTGATCCCAAAAGCGGAAGCGTCTCTTCGAACAAACGAGGCTCCGAAAACGATCGTTGCAAATCCGCTCGGTAACACTTCGGTATCGACCGTCACCGCCGGTGTCGCGTCATTCGAAGACACCTACGGCCGGCTCGACAAAGCAAGGGAGCTGGTCGCAGAATTTCGATCTATGCAAAAGAAGATCGACCCTTATAAGCAAATACTTGAATCAGCGAGGGTCCCGGTTGAGGAGAGAGCCAACGCTAGTCGAGCCATCTCAGGTTTTAAATCGGGACAAGCGACTGTTCGATTTCGCCTTGAGCTCAAAAAGGACTATCTCACCGACGTGATGGAACAGTTGGAAACCGAGCTTCGCTCAAAACAATCCCTGCTTGAAAAAGCGACAGGAAAACTGGCCATCACCGAAAAACTTTATACGTCAGGCACCACGACAGGCGCCGAATTATCCGATATGAAGTCCCAAGTGTTACAGTCGAAGGTGCAAGCCCAGAGTGCTGAGCTCAAATACGCCCAGTACAAGAAAATTGCCAAGCGATGGCAGGAGATCGTCGGCGACGTCCTGGACGAAGACGCGGACTCAAAATAG
- a CDS encoding hydantoinase/oxoprolinase family protein: MSNLPPASDAVTLGVDIGGANLKYADTQGHVSSVEFPLWMRPDDLAGQLKSDFAAYPDSSRVVVTMTGELADCFLDRCVGVQHIVDQVCRAAKQCGWSSPEFYAVDGQFHSAAWAMEHVDLVAAANWHALAHWVARRFAPQLSGGGLLVDIGSTTTDLIPLGDGRIATPSRTDFERLSEGSLVYLGGGRTPVCALVDHLDWQGRPVAVMREVFATMDDVRLLLGYQPSDASDCRSADGKPRDAFHAANRIARMIGLDHRTVDLETAKRLAKQVHDQARTLVAEAIAALGGHGPLVVSGHCSDLLPTDIDSRQRISLPATLGEAVSRCAPAFAVAHLVG, from the coding sequence ATGTCGAATCTCCCTCCCGCTTCGGACGCTGTGACGCTGGGCGTCGACATCGGCGGCGCGAACCTGAAATACGCCGACACGCAAGGCCACGTGTCGTCGGTCGAGTTTCCGCTTTGGATGCGTCCAGATGATCTCGCCGGCCAACTCAAAAGCGACTTCGCCGCCTACCCCGATTCCTCACGCGTGGTGGTGACAATGACCGGCGAGCTGGCGGATTGTTTTCTCGATCGTTGCGTCGGCGTGCAACACATCGTCGATCAGGTCTGTCGGGCGGCGAAGCAATGCGGCTGGTCGTCGCCCGAGTTTTATGCCGTCGATGGGCAATTTCATTCGGCGGCGTGGGCCATGGAGCACGTCGACCTGGTAGCCGCAGCCAATTGGCATGCGCTGGCACATTGGGTCGCCCGGCGATTTGCACCGCAGTTGTCCGGCGGCGGGTTGCTGGTCGATATCGGGTCCACGACCACCGATCTGATTCCGCTCGGTGACGGTAGGATTGCAACCCCCAGCCGGACCGATTTTGAGCGGTTGTCCGAAGGATCACTCGTTTACCTTGGCGGCGGGCGAACCCCGGTCTGTGCGTTGGTCGATCACCTGGATTGGCAGGGGCGTCCCGTTGCGGTGATGCGTGAAGTGTTTGCCACGATGGATGACGTGCGATTGCTGTTGGGATACCAACCTAGCGACGCGTCGGATTGCCGCAGCGCCGATGGCAAACCACGCGACGCCTTTCATGCCGCCAACCGAATCGCACGCATGATCGGACTGGACCACCGAACCGTTGACTTGGAAACCGCGAAACGATTGGCAAAGCAAGTCCACGATCAGGCGCGAACCCTGGTAGCCGAGGCGATTGCGGCGTTGGGCGGCCACGGCCCACTGGTCGTCAGCGGGCACTGCAGCGATTTGCTGCCCACCGACATCGACAGCCGCCAACGGATTTCACTTCCGGCGACGTTGGGTGAGGCGGTCTCGCGGTGCGCACCCGCCTTTGCGGTCGCCCACCTTGTGGGATAG
- a CDS encoding MlaD family protein: MDDSRLKFGVGVLVIAAIGIGIILTFLFGAVPRVLTGEVRLLVQFPTAEGINSNSPVLLRGVEIGRVIDKELRENDVLLTIGIDPKYQNNLTHEYLPKIKTKSIITGDAKLEFVKGTEDELLAVHKGRLQTIRGETYTHEQLISYGTPASDPFSLVFNLEDEVRETLEAVQSASGSLQSVGDNVNQLVQNADGVVQNAEGQFGDVAQDARNALIEFQGAMRDIRNVIGNPELRDSLAEALRELPLVLTEAQTTLQSTQRTFESFERVGQRFENVGVAAEKTVQNVDQTIDTVRNTIESAERAIVNVEKITDPIAENSDELVVQVLKNLANLDRTLLEVERFGAGLNNSNGTIRRLLDDEDIYWQIRRTIENVELATAKIRPILDDVRIFSDKIARDPRQLGVKGALDKRGSGLGLK, translated from the coding sequence ATGGACGATAGCAGACTGAAATTCGGCGTCGGCGTGCTGGTCATCGCCGCCATCGGGATCGGAATCATCCTGACGTTCTTGTTCGGCGCCGTGCCACGCGTGTTGACCGGTGAAGTCCGACTATTGGTTCAATTCCCGACCGCCGAGGGCATCAACTCCAACTCGCCGGTGCTGTTGCGTGGCGTTGAAATCGGACGCGTCATCGACAAAGAACTGCGCGAGAACGATGTCTTGCTGACCATCGGGATCGATCCCAAATACCAAAACAACTTGACCCATGAGTACCTCCCCAAAATCAAAACGAAATCGATCATCACCGGGGACGCGAAACTGGAGTTCGTCAAAGGAACCGAAGACGAATTGCTGGCGGTCCATAAAGGACGGTTGCAGACGATTCGCGGCGAAACGTACACCCACGAACAGTTAATCTCCTACGGAACACCCGCGTCCGACCCCTTCAGTTTGGTGTTCAATTTGGAAGACGAAGTCCGTGAAACGCTGGAGGCGGTCCAGTCGGCCAGCGGGTCGTTGCAATCGGTCGGTGACAACGTCAACCAACTGGTCCAGAATGCCGACGGTGTGGTCCAGAACGCCGAGGGGCAATTTGGCGACGTCGCGCAAGACGCCCGCAACGCGCTGATCGAATTCCAGGGCGCGATGCGCGACATTCGCAATGTGATCGGCAACCCCGAACTCCGCGACAGTCTGGCCGAAGCGCTTCGCGAACTTCCGCTCGTGCTGACCGAAGCCCAAACCACGCTGCAGTCGACCCAACGAACCTTTGAAAGTTTTGAACGCGTCGGACAGCGGTTTGAGAACGTCGGCGTCGCGGCGGAGAAAACGGTGCAGAACGTCGACCAAACCATCGACACCGTCCGCAACACCATCGAATCCGCCGAGCGGGCGATCGTGAATGTCGAAAAAATCACCGATCCGATCGCTGAAAACAGTGACGAACTGGTCGTCCAAGTCCTCAAGAACCTGGCCAACCTGGACCGTACTTTGTTGGAAGTGGAACGGTTCGGCGCCGGATTGAACAACAGCAACGGAACGATCCGCCGATTGCTCGATGACGAAGACATCTATTGGCAGATCCGACGCACCATTGAAAACGTCGAACTGGCGACCGCCAAGATTCGCCCGATCCTGGACGACGTTCGGATCTTCAGCGACAAAATCGCCCGCGACCCACGCCAGTTGGGCGTCAAGGGAGCCCTCGACAAACGCGGCAGCGGACTGGGATTGAAATAG
- a CDS encoding metal-sulfur cluster assembly factor — protein MALAEDKVRESLKQVIDPELYVNIVDLGLIYVVAIGDEKEDGRHDVTIEMTMTSPMCPAGPQLVAGTKAAAEELEEVDACEVKVVMEPAWSPDRMTDEARDHLGIF, from the coding sequence ATGGCACTTGCCGAAGACAAGGTTCGCGAATCGCTCAAGCAGGTGATCGATCCCGAGTTATACGTTAACATTGTGGACCTGGGGCTGATCTATGTCGTCGCGATCGGCGACGAGAAGGAAGACGGGCGTCACGACGTGACGATCGAGATGACGATGACCAGTCCGATGTGTCCCGCGGGGCCACAATTGGTTGCCGGGACGAAAGCGGCTGCCGAGGAACTTGAGGAAGTGGATGCGTGTGAAGTCAAGGTTGTGATGGAACCGGCGTGGTCGCCGGACCGGATGACGGACGAAGCACGTGATCATTTGGGCATTTTTTAA